In Candidatus Eremiobacteraceae bacterium, a genomic segment contains:
- a CDS encoding helix-turn-helix domain-containing protein, whose product MNEVKAGGRRAEAVVRRAELARFLRARRERLSPEDVGLPRHTRRRTPGLRREEVALLAGIGAAWYARLEMAHDVRPSVATLMAIARALLLNPVEIEYLFVLAELSMPQLQGFSQTSIPEVIEQLVPGLQNLAAFLWGRYLIPLRWNAIADALFGFSKYPDPYERNTIVRLVCLAHNRELFGEHFEELQRSLVGMFRLAYLADEPTPYGRRIYEIASEYPRFKELWEEHVIANDYFAEAGPHQRSHDAVGPLAITTTNFYIARHHGMVLRIVAPADQATAEKFAQLQAFGKPSTRETLLP is encoded by the coding sequence GTGAATGAGGTTAAGGCAGGCGGCAGGCGAGCCGAAGCCGTGGTGAGGCGCGCCGAACTCGCTCGTTTCCTGCGAGCGCGAAGGGAACGCCTCTCGCCGGAAGATGTCGGTCTGCCGAGGCATACGCGCCGGCGGACCCCCGGCCTGCGCCGGGAAGAGGTCGCGCTTCTCGCCGGCATCGGCGCCGCCTGGTATGCGCGGCTGGAGATGGCGCACGACGTCAGGCCTTCGGTGGCGACTCTCATGGCGATCGCCCGGGCGCTGCTTCTCAATCCCGTCGAGATCGAGTATCTCTTCGTTCTGGCGGAGCTCTCGATGCCCCAGCTCCAAGGCTTCAGCCAGACGAGCATCCCTGAGGTGATCGAGCAGCTCGTGCCCGGGCTGCAGAACTTGGCGGCCTTCCTTTGGGGCCGCTATCTGATCCCGCTGCGCTGGAACGCCATCGCAGACGCTCTGTTCGGCTTCTCCAAGTATCCCGATCCATACGAGCGCAATACGATTGTCCGGCTCGTCTGTCTGGCACACAACCGGGAATTGTTCGGAGAGCATTTCGAGGAGCTCCAGCGCAGTCTGGTGGGCATGTTCCGCCTGGCCTACCTAGCCGATGAGCCGACACCCTACGGGCGCCGTATCTACGAGATCGCCAGCGAGTACCCTCGCTTCAAGGAGCTCTGGGAAGAGCATGTCATCGCAAACGACTACTTCGCCGAAGCGGGACCGCACCAGCGGTCGCATGATGCCGTCGGACCTCTGGCGATCACCACGACGAATTTCTATATCGCGCGCCATCACGGCATGGTGTTGCGCATCGTCGCTCCCGCCGACCAGGCGACGGCTGAGAAGTTCGCCCAGCTGCAGGCGTTCGGAAAGCCGTCCACGCGCGAGACGCTGCTGCCCTAA